A single Cucumis melo cultivar AY chromosome 4, USDA_Cmelo_AY_1.0, whole genome shotgun sequence DNA region contains:
- the LOC103487115 gene encoding zinc finger CCCH domain-containing protein 41 isoform X2, which yields MELKVSYPKPGISSSDYVSDPEEKDISDDEDDDRNHKHRRRETRSQSLERDTREHVLRPYGKRNKPFENGRSFRDNDSQANEAWKSFNAPTLEKDTPGKFDKRRLGGVPGPRVVGDFNQRIRGNQGFSGDLSSGRGRGRDSGAWNQFDSRFSPVDIASQIVHHGSFPPSLFAGRGLPSVSTAQTAPWNAFGLIPGIPTSGLETMHPIGLQGTLRPPINPPLNIGIPRQRCRDFEERGFCLRGDMCPMEHGINRIVVEDVQSLSQFNLPLSLPNAHLIGKTTGSLPAVSTSSTTVMSGKGLLGKNIKPSVGDDSLPFHGVYSGSGSAAEADLYDPDQPLWNNSCPEKPNALSGMHSSKIDEVESFMGDDPSDRNQVRKCDAGDNGCTSRITAPSGSQVTSSSVWGRVGSRNRQDVKGKLDPVNASGCLDNEVKEQNVVLASVQGNSHQQKHMAQDDPHNKAGDLSLKAQSDANTMRTMRKPSQKATCTLFVNGIPLQSNKTETLLSHFNKYGEVIDIYIPANSQRAFVQFSKREEAEAALKSPDAVMGNRFIKLWWANRDSIPDDGVSSNNGIHVPPRHIAAASLPSIAVKGKNSVPVSTSKGSISHPLDSSLAAPDHSHAFSSPKVSSPLQKKLENLEQLKEELRKKQQMLDMKRNDFRRQLDKLEKQATGNKAEAVTGSSAKRLKVGIEADTSKLGPKASDSSVALASPHTEVNGEHPEPTTSIVQQESSKFEPVDSLTTEAPFDNEGEKLGSCSTGFKIVPPLPADFANCFRIDVVTTSVRFKINVVRSDMCSGI from the exons ATGGAACTTAAAGTTTCATATCCTAAGCCAGGTATTTCTTCTTCTGATTATGTTAGTGACCCGGAGGAGAAGGATATTagtgatgatgaagatgatgatcgcaACCATAAGCATCGGAGGCGGGAGACACGCTCTCAGTCTTTGGAAAGAGATACACGTGAGCATGTTTTGAGGCCATATGGAAAGCGTAATAAACCATTTGAAAATGGACGTAGTTTTAGGGACAACGATTCTCAAGCCAATGAAGCTTGGAAATCCTTCAATGCTCCCACTCTCGAGAAAGACACTCCTGGGAAATTTGATAAAAGACGCTTGGGTGGAGTGCCAGGACCTCGAGTGGTTGGGGATTTCAATCAAAGGATTAGGGGAAACCAGGGATTTTCGGGTGACCTTAGTTCTGGTAGGGGAAGAGGAAGGGATTCTGGCGCTTGGAACCAATTTGATTCAAGGTTTAGTCCTGTAGATATTGCTTCCCAAATTGTTCACCATGGGTCTTTTCCTCCTAGTCTATTTGCTGGAAGGGGTTTACCTAGTGTTTCTACGGCACAGACTGCACCTTGGAATGCATTTGGGTTAATACCAGGAATTCCAACCAGTGGGCTAGAAACGATGCACCCCATTGGCTTGCAGGGAACACTTAGACCTCCGATCAACCCTCCTCTAAACATAGGCATTCCTCGCCAGAGATGTAGAGATTTTGAGGAACGAGGATTCTGCCTTAGAGGAGACATGTGCCCTATGGAGCATGGTATTAACCGCATTGTAGTTGAAGATGTCCAG AGTCTTTCTCAATTTAACCTTCCTCTATCGCTTCCAAATGCACACCTAATTGGGAAAACTACTGGATCTCTGCCTGCAGTTAGCACATCTTCCACGACAGTAATGAGTGGCAAAGGATTGCTTGGAAAAAATATCAAGCCTAGTGTAGGAGATGATTCATTGCCCTTTCATGGTGTATATTCAGGTTCTGGTAGTGCAGCTGAAGCTGACTTGTATGATCCTGATCAACCTCTATGGAACAACAGTTGTCCTGAGAAACCAAATGCACTCTCAGGCATGCACTCATCAAAGATCGATGAAGTTGAGTCCTTTATGGGAGACGATCCTTCTGATAGGAATCAGGTTAGGAAATGTGATGCCGGTGATAATGGATGCACTAGTAGAATTACTGCACCTAGTGGTTCACAGGTTACTAGTTCGTCCGTCTGGGGTAGAGTTGGGTCAAGGAATAGACAAGATGTGAAAGGGAAACTTGATCCAGTAAATGCCTCTGGTTGTCTTGACAATGAAGTGAAAGAACAGAATGTGGTATTGGCTAGTGTTCAAGGAAATTCTCATCAACAAAAGCACATGGCTCAGGATGACCCCCACAATAAAGCAGGAGATTTATCTCTCAAGGCGCAGAGTGATGCCAATACCATGCGTACTATGCGAAAACCATCTCAGAAAGCAACGTGTACTCTGTTTGTCAATGGGATTCCTCTACAGAGCAACAAAACAGAGACACTTCTGTCTCATTTTAACAAATACGGTGAGGTCATTGACATCTATATTCCAGCAAATAGCCAACGCGCTTTTGTTCAGTTCTCAAAAAGGGAAGAGGCGGAAGCTGCTCTAAAATCACCTGATGCTGTTATGGGCAATCGTTTTATCAAACTTTGGTGGGCTAATCGTGACAGCATTCCTGATGATGGTGTAAGCAGTAATAATGGTATTCATGTTCCTCCACGTCATATTGCAGCCGCTTCACTTCCATCTATTGCTGTCAAAGGAAAGAACAGTGTCCCGGTTTCCACTTCAAAAGGCAGTATTTCCCACCCACTGGATTCTTCTTTAGCTGCCCCAGATCACTCTCATGCTTTCAGTAGCCCCAAGGTTTCTTCTCCTTTGCAAAAGAAATTAGAGAATCTGGAACAGTTAAAAGAGGAACTCCGGAAGAAGCAACAAATGCTAGATATGAAGCGGAATGATTTTAGGCGCCAGTTAGATAAACTTGAAAAACAG GCCACAGGAAACAAAGCTGAAGCAGTCACTGGGTCCTCTGCAAAGAGACTTAAAGTGGGAATAGAAGCTGACACTAGTAAACTTGGACCAAAGGCCAGCGATTCTAGTGTTGCTTTGGCATCACCACATACGGAGGTGAATGGGGAGCATCCTGAGCCAACCACATCTATTGTACAACAGGAGTCCTCAAAGTTTGAGCCTGTTGATTCATTGACAACCGAAGCACCTTTTGATAATGAAGGAGAGAAATTGGGTAGCTGTTCAACTGGATTTAAAATTGTTCCTCCTTTACCAGCGGACTTTGCCAAT TGCTTCAGGATCGACGTAGTGACTACTTCTGTGAGGTTCAAGATAAATGTAGTAAGAAGTGACATGTGTTCTGGAATATAG